One genomic window of Azospirillum thermophilum includes the following:
- a CDS encoding isopenicillin N synthase family dioxygenase: MTLARTAASAAAETTVPILDLRRLHGSGEERAAFLAGLRAAIRRFGAFYLSGHGVDPDLVAQGFALSRRFFALPDAEKLAIEMVHSPHFRGYTRPGWERTRGLADWREQVDIGSERPALPGGPDAPAWQRLEGPNQWPAALPELRPGILALQAALTEVTLRLLRAVSLAVGQREDALDPIVAERPTQLVKLIRYPGHDAVPEDSSQGVGPHKDSGLLTLVLQHERGGLQIETPAGWLDVPPRPGTVVVNAGELLELATDGYFRAAVHRVVTPPAGVERLSIAFFLGARLDARVPVLPLPPDLKAEARGPERDPLNPLFHDVGANALKGRLRSHPDVASRHHADLLAATA; encoded by the coding sequence GTGACCCTGGCCCGAACCGCGGCATCGGCCGCCGCCGAAACCACCGTTCCGATCCTCGACCTCCGCCGGCTGCACGGCTCCGGCGAAGAGCGTGCGGCCTTCCTGGCCGGGCTGCGCGCCGCCATCCGCCGCTTCGGTGCCTTCTACCTGTCGGGCCATGGCGTCGATCCCGATCTCGTCGCGCAGGGATTCGCGCTGTCGCGCCGGTTCTTCGCGCTGCCCGATGCGGAAAAGCTGGCGATCGAGATGGTCCACTCCCCGCATTTCCGCGGCTATACCCGCCCGGGATGGGAGAGGACCCGCGGCCTCGCCGACTGGCGCGAGCAGGTCGACATCGGGTCGGAGCGGCCGGCGCTGCCCGGCGGCCCGGATGCTCCCGCCTGGCAGCGGCTGGAGGGGCCGAACCAGTGGCCGGCCGCCCTGCCGGAGCTGCGGCCCGGCATCCTCGCCCTGCAGGCCGCGCTGACCGAGGTGACGCTGCGCCTGCTCCGTGCCGTCTCCCTGGCGGTCGGTCAGCGGGAGGATGCGCTCGATCCGATCGTGGCGGAGCGGCCGACCCAGCTCGTCAAGCTGATCCGCTATCCCGGCCATGACGCCGTGCCCGAGGACAGCAGCCAGGGCGTCGGCCCGCACAAGGACAGCGGCCTGCTGACCCTTGTCCTCCAGCACGAGCGCGGCGGCCTGCAGATCGAAACGCCGGCGGGCTGGCTGGACGTGCCGCCGCGTCCCGGCACCGTCGTGGTGAATGCCGGGGAACTGCTGGAACTGGCGACCGACGGCTATTTCCGCGCCGCCGTCCATCGCGTCGTGACGCCGCCCGCCGGGGTGGAGCGGCTGTCCATCGCCTTCTTCCTCGGCGCCCGGCTGGACGCCCGCGTGCCGGTCCTGCCGCTGCCGCCCGACCTGAAGGCCGAGGCGCGCGGGCCGGAGCGCGATCCCCTGAACCCGCTGTTCCACGACGTCGGGGCCAATGCCCTGAAGGGCCGCCTGCGCTCGCACCCCGACGTCGCCAGCCGCCACCACGCCGACCTGCTGGCCGCCACCGCCTGA
- a CDS encoding LLM class flavin-dependent oxidoreductase, translating into MQQAERQGYPVSVLDLAPVPQGFTPADALRNTLDLAQHAERWGYHRYWLAEHHNMVGIASAATSVVIGHVAAGTRSIRVGAGGIMLPNHAPLVIAEQFGTLESLFPGRIDLGLGRAPGTDQMTLRALRRDPESAERFPHDVLELQALFGPVQPGQRVRAVPGAGLNVPLWILGSSLFGARLAASFGLPYAFASHFAPEALMQALQVYRSNFTPSDQLGRPYAMVGVNVIAADTDAEAKRLFTSVQQTFANMVRGTRGQLPPPIDDIESYWSPMEKAHASAMLACSFVGSAETVRRGLQDFIDRTGADELMVASAIYDHAARRRSYEILADVMAELRGSQRPVA; encoded by the coding sequence ATGCAGCAGGCTGAACGACAGGGCTATCCGGTTTCCGTCCTCGATCTGGCGCCGGTGCCCCAGGGCTTCACCCCGGCCGACGCCCTGCGCAACACGCTCGACCTCGCGCAGCATGCCGAGCGCTGGGGCTACCACCGCTACTGGCTGGCCGAGCATCACAACATGGTCGGGATCGCCAGCGCCGCCACCTCGGTGGTGATCGGCCATGTGGCGGCCGGCACCCGCAGCATCCGCGTCGGGGCAGGCGGCATCATGCTGCCCAACCACGCCCCGCTGGTCATCGCCGAACAGTTCGGCACGCTGGAATCGCTGTTTCCCGGCCGCATCGACCTCGGGCTCGGCCGGGCGCCGGGCACCGACCAGATGACCCTGCGCGCGCTGCGCCGCGATCCCGAAAGCGCCGAGCGCTTTCCCCACGACGTTCTGGAACTGCAGGCCCTGTTCGGACCGGTGCAGCCGGGCCAGCGGGTGCGTGCCGTCCCCGGCGCCGGCCTCAACGTGCCGCTGTGGATCCTGGGATCGAGCCTGTTCGGTGCCCGGCTCGCCGCCAGCTTCGGCCTGCCCTACGCCTTCGCCTCCCACTTCGCGCCGGAGGCGCTGATGCAGGCGCTGCAGGTCTACCGCAGCAACTTCACCCCGTCCGACCAGCTCGGCCGGCCCTATGCGATGGTCGGGGTGAACGTCATCGCGGCGGACACCGATGCCGAGGCGAAGCGCCTCTTCACCTCCGTCCAGCAGACCTTCGCCAACATGGTCCGCGGCACGCGCGGCCAGCTGCCGCCGCCGATCGACGACATCGAAAGCTACTGGAGCCCGATGGAGAAGGCGCACGCCTCGGCCATGCTGGCCTGCTCCTTCGTCGGGTCGGCGGAGACCGTGCGGCGCGGGCTGCAGGACTTCATCGACCGCACCGGCGCCGACGAGCTGATGGTCGCCTCCGCCATCTACGACCATGCCGCCCGCCGCCGCTCCTACGAGATCCTGGCCGACGTCATGGCGGAGCTGCGCGGCTCACAGCGGCCGGTGGCGTGA
- a CDS encoding alpha/beta hydrolase fold domain-containing protein: MPDTGFLHAMDHLDPQVVRLAEAAARDGLAPADPLRQTIAQARAAAERYHDFLNGSSFPSVEIVEVAASGHGPSGCLRLRLYRPAGGGAGRPVLLYVHGGGFVVNSVDTHDRLLRLLAVRSGAVVCAVRYTRAPEKRFPHQYEEVLAALRWIASDGAAHGLDAGRIAVGGDSAGANLALGAALAARAPGGPRVAFGLLFYGMFAHDFDSLSHRRYGDGRYGLTTDRMRWYWTQYLGGPAITRDPRAAPLLADLSGLPPLLLLTAGLDCLRDDSLRLAERLAEAGVDHRLVICERLPHSFATMTRTVEAADRAVSLAAETVRARLAA; the protein is encoded by the coding sequence ATGCCGGACACCGGCTTCCTGCACGCGATGGACCATCTCGATCCCCAGGTCGTCCGGTTGGCCGAGGCGGCGGCACGCGACGGGCTGGCACCGGCGGACCCGCTGCGCCAGACGATCGCCCAGGCCCGCGCCGCCGCCGAGCGCTACCACGACTTCCTCAACGGCAGCAGCTTCCCGTCGGTCGAGATCGTGGAGGTCGCCGCCTCCGGCCATGGGCCGTCCGGCTGCCTGCGGCTGCGGCTCTACCGCCCGGCCGGGGGCGGGGCAGGGCGGCCCGTGCTGCTCTACGTCCACGGTGGCGGCTTCGTGGTCAACAGCGTCGACACGCACGACCGGCTGCTGCGGCTGCTGGCCGTGCGCAGCGGTGCCGTGGTGTGCGCCGTCCGCTACACCCGCGCCCCGGAGAAGCGCTTCCCCCACCAGTATGAGGAGGTGCTGGCCGCCCTGCGCTGGATCGCCTCCGACGGCGCCGCCCATGGCCTCGATGCCGGGCGGATCGCCGTCGGCGGCGATTCCGCCGGCGCCAATCTGGCGCTCGGCGCCGCCCTGGCGGCGCGGGCACCGGGCGGGCCGCGCGTGGCCTTCGGCCTGCTGTTCTACGGCATGTTCGCCCATGACTTCGACAGCCTGTCCCACCGCCGCTACGGCGACGGGCGGTATGGCCTGACGACGGACCGGATGCGCTGGTACTGGACGCAGTATCTCGGCGGGCCGGCCATCACGCGCGATCCGCGGGCGGCCCCGCTGCTGGCCGACCTCAGCGGCCTGCCGCCGCTCCTGCTGCTGACCGCCGGCCTCGACTGCCTGCGCGACGACAGCCTGCGTCTCGCGGAAAGGCTGGCGGAGGCCGGCGTCGACCACCGTCTGGTGATCTGCGAGCGCCTGCCGCATTCCTTCGCCACGATGACGCGCACGGTGGAGGCGGCGGACCGCGCCGTCAGCCTCGCGGCGGAGACGGTGCGCGCCCGTCTCGCGGCCTGA
- a CDS encoding aldo/keto reductase produces MSLSPLPTTTLPSGEAVPVLGQGTWMMGESGRRLAEEVAALRLGIDLGMTLIDTAEMYADGGAEEVVGEAIAGRRDGLFLVSKVLPQNAGRRGAVAACERSLRRLGTDRIDLYLLHWRGGVPLAETVEAFRTLVRDGKIRHWGVSNLDLADMEELSGVPGGDGVQTDQLLYNLTRRGIEYDLLPWCRQRGIPVMAYSPIEQGRLVGHAGLRRIAERHGATPAQVALAWLLRREGVIAIPKATAADHVRENRAAVGLPLDGDDLTELDRLFPPPGRPRPLEML; encoded by the coding sequence ATGTCCCTGTCGCCCCTTCCGACCACCACGCTGCCGTCCGGGGAGGCGGTGCCGGTCCTGGGCCAGGGGACCTGGATGATGGGCGAGTCCGGCCGCCGCCTGGCGGAGGAGGTGGCGGCCCTCCGGCTCGGCATCGATCTCGGCATGACGCTGATCGACACCGCCGAGATGTATGCCGACGGCGGCGCGGAGGAGGTCGTCGGCGAGGCCATCGCCGGCCGCCGCGACGGCCTGTTCCTGGTCAGCAAGGTGTTGCCGCAGAACGCCGGCCGGCGCGGCGCCGTCGCCGCCTGCGAGCGCAGCCTGCGCCGTCTCGGCACCGACCGGATCGACCTCTACCTGTTGCACTGGCGGGGCGGCGTCCCGCTGGCCGAGACGGTCGAGGCCTTCCGCACGCTGGTGCGCGACGGCAAGATCCGCCACTGGGGCGTCAGCAACCTCGACCTCGCCGACATGGAGGAGTTGTCGGGGGTGCCCGGCGGCGACGGGGTGCAGACCGACCAGCTTCTCTACAACCTGACCCGCCGCGGCATCGAATACGACCTGCTGCCGTGGTGCCGGCAGCGCGGCATCCCGGTGATGGCCTATTCGCCGATCGAGCAGGGGCGGCTGGTCGGCCATGCCGGCCTGCGGCGGATCGCCGAACGGCACGGGGCGACACCGGCGCAGGTGGCGCTCGCCTGGCTGCTGCGCCGGGAGGGCGTCATCGCCATTCCCAAGGCCACCGCCGCCGACCATGTGCGGGAGAACCGGGCGGCGGTCGGCCTGCCGCTCGATGGCGACGACCTGACCGAGCTGGACCGCCTCTTCCCGCCGCCGGGCCGCCCCCGGCCGCTGGAGATGCTGTAG
- a CDS encoding helix-turn-helix domain-containing protein, translated as MTIAASSPTPETLQGPPDDQTVERMAGVIAQNVRSFRLRQGLSLDRLAQLSGTDRKTLAEIEAGSLHADIATLWTVAKALDIPFSGLLNSGHGTGTTVIRRAGSAPLASRDGLLTSRALFPFKGERQVEFYELRLSPGADEHADGHPPGTVENLLVARGSVEVTTGDGDYRLEEGDAILFEADVPHRYRHVGEGEAILYLVMSYLL; from the coding sequence ATGACGATCGCCGCCTCATCCCCCACGCCGGAGACCCTGCAGGGTCCGCCCGATGACCAGACCGTCGAGCGGATGGCGGGCGTCATCGCGCAGAATGTCCGCAGCTTCCGCCTGCGCCAGGGGTTGTCGCTCGACCGGCTGGCGCAGTTGTCCGGTACCGACCGCAAGACCCTGGCGGAGATCGAGGCGGGCAGCCTGCACGCCGACATCGCGACCCTGTGGACGGTCGCCAAGGCGCTCGACATTCCCTTCTCCGGCTTGCTGAACAGCGGTCACGGCACCGGCACGACGGTGATCCGGCGCGCCGGCTCGGCCCCGCTCGCCTCGCGGGACGGTCTCCTTACCTCGCGCGCGCTCTTCCCGTTCAAGGGAGAGCGGCAGGTCGAATTCTACGAGCTGCGCCTGTCGCCGGGAGCCGACGAGCATGCCGACGGCCATCCCCCCGGCACGGTCGAGAATCTGCTGGTCGCCCGCGGCAGCGTCGAGGTGACCACCGGCGACGGCGATTACCGGTTGGAGGAGGGCGACGCCATCCTGTTCGAGGCCGACGTGCCCCACCGCTACCGCCATGTGGGCGAGGGGGAGGCCATCCTCTACCTCGTGATGTCCTACCTGCTCTGA
- the msrB gene encoding peptide-methionine (R)-S-oxide reductase MsrB: protein MTTRSTSSQSAGHQPDGHGRSSTGFDLTPPSAGQRRILESRLTAEERAVLLEHGTEAPHCGTLLANKEPGTYCCKLCGLPLFQAGTKFESGTGWPSFTAPFDKDHVKLLKDTSYGMIRVEICCARCGSHQGHVFPDGPPPTGMRFCINSVSLRFELSGSSLPVSVQDYVDAGA, encoded by the coding sequence ATGACGACCCGATCCACCAGTTCCCAATCCGCTGGTCACCAGCCCGACGGCCATGGCCGGTCCTCCACCGGCTTCGACCTGACCCCGCCGTCGGCCGGGCAGCGCCGCATCCTGGAATCGCGCCTGACGGCCGAGGAGCGCGCGGTCCTGCTGGAGCATGGGACGGAGGCGCCGCACTGCGGCACGCTGCTCGCCAACAAGGAGCCGGGGACCTACTGCTGCAAGCTGTGCGGCCTGCCGCTGTTCCAGGCGGGCACCAAGTTCGAGTCCGGCACCGGCTGGCCCAGCTTCACCGCGCCCTTCGACAAGGACCATGTGAAGCTGCTGAAGGACACCAGCTACGGCATGATCCGCGTCGAGATCTGCTGTGCGCGCTGCGGCAGCCACCAGGGCCACGTCTTCCCCGACGGGCCGCCGCCGACGGGAATGCGCTTCTGCATCAACTCGGTCTCGCTGCGGTTCGAGCTCAGCGGGTCGTCGCTGCCGGTCTCCGTCCAGGACTATGTCGACGCCGGCGCCTGA
- a CDS encoding helix-turn-helix domain-containing protein encodes MHQAAARHRPPPRTVKRQPVGDLLRDWRKRRGLSQLDLACEADISARHVSFLETGRSQPSRTMLLHLAERMDIPLRDRNALLVAAGFAPVFSEHRLEDPEMQAARQAVDLVLTGHEPHPALAVDRHWTLVAANRAVAPLLAGAAAELLQPPVNVLRLSLHPSGVAPRIENLAQWREHVLHRLTRQIDVSADPVLVALRDELKGYPVPCPPSRPGRLEAASPHDGVVVPLRLRTPAGVLGFFSTTTVFGTAVDVTLSELAIEAFFPADAATAEAMRQALAPS; translated from the coding sequence ATGCATCAGGCCGCCGCCCGCCACCGCCCGCCGCCCCGCACCGTCAAGCGCCAGCCGGTCGGCGACCTGCTGCGGGACTGGCGCAAGCGGCGCGGGCTCAGCCAGCTCGACCTCGCCTGCGAGGCCGACATCTCGGCACGGCACGTCAGCTTCCTGGAGACCGGGCGCTCGCAGCCCAGCCGCACCATGCTGCTCCATTTGGCGGAGCGGATGGACATCCCGCTGCGCGACCGCAACGCCCTGCTGGTGGCGGCCGGCTTCGCGCCGGTCTTCTCCGAGCACCGGCTGGAGGACCCGGAGATGCAGGCCGCCCGGCAGGCCGTCGACCTCGTGCTGACCGGGCACGAGCCGCACCCGGCACTCGCCGTCGACCGGCATTGGACGCTGGTCGCGGCCAACCGGGCGGTGGCGCCGCTGCTCGCCGGTGCCGCGGCGGAGCTTCTCCAGCCGCCGGTCAACGTGCTGCGCCTCAGCCTGCACCCCTCCGGCGTGGCGCCGCGGATCGAGAATCTGGCGCAGTGGCGCGAGCATGTGCTGCACCGCCTGACCCGCCAGATCGACGTCAGCGCCGACCCCGTCCTGGTCGCCCTGCGCGACGAGCTGAAGGGTTATCCGGTTCCCTGCCCGCCGTCCCGGCCGGGCCGGCTTGAGGCGGCGTCGCCGCATGACGGGGTGGTGGTGCCGCTGCGGCTGCGCACGCCGGCTGGCGTCCTCGGCTTCTTCAGCACCACGACGGTCTTCGGAACGGCGGTGGACGTCACCCTGTCGGAACTGGCGATCGAGGCCTTCTTCCCGGCCGACGCCGCCACGGCCGAGGCGATGCGGCAGGCTCTCGCCCCGTCATGA
- a CDS encoding O-acetylhomoserine aminocarboxypropyltransferase/cysteine synthase family protein, translating to MTDRSPRFETLALHGGSYRADPATGAVAVPIYQTTSYQFQDTAHAQRLFALEELGNIYTRVNNPTVDALEQRLAVLEGGAAALALSSGQAASFFAILNLAQAGDNFVTSTDLYGGTWNLFANTFRQLGIEARFVDPADPENFRHATDERTRAYYAETLPNPKLNVFPIREVSDIGRSLGVPLIVDNTAAPLTVRPFEHGAAVTVYSTTKYIGGHGTSIGGAIIDSGTFPWEQHAERFPLLTRPDPSYHGAVWTEAAKPLGPIAYVLRARVTLLRDIGAAISPFNAFQLLQGLETLPLRIRQHNENAIKVANYLKDHPKVESVIFPGLSGGEARRRADAYLKGGYGALLGFELKGGAEAGRRFIDALKLLYHVANIGDARSLAIHPATTTHSQLSAEDQRASGVTPGYVRLSIGIEHADDIIADLEQALAEA from the coding sequence ATGACCGACCGTTCGCCCCGCTTCGAGACCCTGGCCCTGCACGGCGGCAGCTACCGTGCCGACCCGGCCACCGGCGCCGTGGCCGTGCCGATCTACCAGACCACCTCCTACCAGTTCCAGGACACGGCCCACGCCCAGCGGCTGTTCGCCCTGGAGGAGCTGGGCAACATCTACACCCGCGTCAACAACCCGACCGTCGATGCGCTGGAGCAGCGGCTGGCGGTCCTGGAGGGCGGCGCCGCGGCGCTGGCCCTGTCTTCCGGCCAGGCGGCCTCCTTCTTCGCCATCCTGAATCTGGCGCAGGCGGGCGACAACTTCGTCACCTCGACCGACCTCTATGGCGGGACGTGGAACCTGTTCGCCAACACCTTCAGGCAGCTCGGCATCGAGGCGCGCTTCGTCGATCCGGCGGATCCCGAAAATTTCCGCCACGCGACCGACGAGCGCACCCGCGCCTACTACGCGGAAACCCTGCCGAACCCCAAGCTGAACGTCTTCCCGATCAGGGAGGTGTCCGACATCGGCCGGTCGCTGGGCGTGCCGCTGATCGTCGACAACACGGCGGCCCCGCTGACCGTGCGGCCCTTCGAGCACGGGGCGGCGGTGACGGTCTATTCGACCACCAAATACATCGGCGGCCACGGCACCTCGATCGGCGGCGCGATCATCGACAGCGGCACATTCCCGTGGGAGCAGCATGCCGAACGCTTCCCGCTGCTGACCCGGCCCGACCCCAGCTACCACGGTGCCGTGTGGACGGAGGCGGCCAAGCCGCTCGGCCCCATCGCCTATGTGCTGCGCGCCCGCGTCACCCTGCTGCGCGACATCGGCGCCGCCATCTCGCCCTTCAACGCCTTCCAGCTCCTCCAGGGGCTGGAGACGCTGCCGCTGCGCATCCGCCAGCACAACGAGAACGCCATCAAGGTGGCGAATTACCTGAAGGACCACCCGAAGGTCGAGTCCGTGATCTTCCCCGGCCTGTCGGGCGGCGAGGCGCGGCGGCGGGCCGACGCCTACCTGAAGGGCGGCTACGGCGCCCTGCTCGGCTTCGAGCTGAAGGGCGGGGCGGAAGCCGGACGCCGCTTCATCGACGCCCTGAAGCTGCTCTACCACGTCGCCAACATCGGCGACGCGCGGTCGCTGGCGATCCATCCCGCCACCACCACCCACTCGCAGCTCTCCGCCGAGGACCAGCGGGCGAGCGGCGTCACCCCCGGCTATGTCCGCCTGTCGATCGGCATCGAGCACGCCGACGACATCATCGCCGACCTGGAGCAGGCGCTCGCCGAAGCCTGA
- a CDS encoding lactonase family protein, translated as MTEDLTGTSGAGAPALDRRAVMAAVGAMAVAGTLPAGGRAALAAAGGTRTLAYVGTYTDRGKGIHLLEVNRDSGALTALKTFSDVPSPSSLVLSPDRRFLYAVSEITDYQGAKAGSVSAFAIDPATGDLRLLNTVSSEGAAPCHIGMDPQGRYVFVANYEGGNAAVMPVKPDGSLDKASHVQPISGPLGPERAKDAPPGSFAISGHDAPHAHMADLDPTGRFLLLSDLGTDRIFLYRFDREKGTLTPNDPPFVQAAPGAGPRHFAFHPNGTVAYSLNEEASTVDVMAYDAQRGALTIRQTLSTLPKGFEGTNFASEIAVSADGRFVYAGNRLHDTIAIFAAAGDGALTYQGQEWTRGSYPRHFDVEPGGKFLYVLHTRSDNITSFAVDRQTGGLTFTGRFTGIGNPSKIVFLTL; from the coding sequence ATGACGGAGGATCTCACAGGGACATCCGGTGCCGGCGCGCCCGCGCTGGATCGGCGGGCCGTGATGGCGGCGGTCGGCGCCATGGCTGTCGCCGGCACCTTGCCGGCCGGCGGACGGGCGGCGCTCGCCGCTGCCGGCGGCACGCGGACCCTGGCCTATGTCGGCACCTACACCGACCGCGGCAAGGGCATCCATCTGCTGGAGGTGAACCGCGACAGCGGCGCCCTGACCGCGCTCAAGACCTTTTCCGACGTGCCCAGCCCGTCCTCGCTCGTTCTCTCCCCGGACCGCCGCTTCCTCTATGCCGTCAGCGAGATTACCGACTATCAGGGTGCCAAGGCCGGCTCGGTCAGCGCCTTCGCCATCGATCCGGCCACCGGCGACCTGCGGCTGCTCAACACGGTCAGCTCGGAAGGGGCGGCCCCCTGCCACATCGGCATGGACCCGCAGGGACGCTACGTGTTCGTCGCGAACTACGAGGGCGGCAACGCGGCGGTGATGCCGGTGAAGCCCGACGGTTCGCTGGACAAGGCGAGCCACGTCCAGCCGATCTCCGGCCCGCTCGGTCCGGAGCGGGCGAAGGACGCGCCGCCCGGCAGCTTCGCCATCAGCGGCCACGACGCGCCGCACGCCCATATGGCCGACCTCGACCCGACCGGCCGGTTCCTGCTGCTGTCCGATCTCGGTACCGACCGCATCTTCCTCTACCGCTTCGACCGGGAGAAGGGGACGCTGACCCCCAACGACCCGCCCTTCGTCCAGGCGGCGCCGGGTGCCGGGCCGCGCCATTTCGCCTTCCACCCCAACGGCACCGTCGCCTATTCACTGAACGAGGAGGCCTCGACCGTCGACGTCATGGCCTATGATGCCCAGCGCGGCGCCCTGACCATCCGGCAGACGCTGTCCACCCTGCCCAAGGGGTTCGAGGGCACGAACTTCGCCTCGGAGATCGCGGTCAGCGCCGACGGCCGCTTCGTCTATGCCGGCAACCGGCTGCACGACACCATCGCGATCTTCGCGGCGGCGGGCGACGGCGCCCTGACCTACCAGGGGCAGGAATGGACGCGCGGCAGCTATCCCCGCCACTTCGACGTCGAGCCGGGCGGAAAATTCCTCTACGTCCTCCACACCCGCAGTGACAACATCACCAGCTTCGCGGTTGACCGGCAGACGGGCGGTCTGACCTTCACCGGCCGGTTCACCGGAATCGGCAACCCGTCGAAGATCGTGTTCCTGACCCTCTGA